Part of the Zea mays cultivar B73 chromosome 4, Zm-B73-REFERENCE-NAM-5.0, whole genome shotgun sequence genome is shown below.
ATATGTGGATATATGTTGTGTCCCcgtaaaaattcatgaatttttaggctatttggtgtattattaatttcttattatagaaaatcatcaaaatacaattaaattcataaaaatattgtagtGTCGACCGGAAATTGCGaataagttaccaatattaataaatagtttataaaaagaTAATTCTAAGTTACCACATGGAGATaatcttaagtccccacatgaaaatgttaaagtctattattttgatataaatttagacattatttcaatgattttggcctaaagatatgtttaaacaaaaaagTGTTGTACTATAAAGTTATAGATCTtttcgagctctacaatttttatataaattttatcttcatccgatttaatatgtaaaagttatgattttataattatattattatgcagaaaaagaaaaaagcggGTACCCGAATTctgggtacccgtatccgacccgaatatccgggtatttaccgggtagtacTGTTCCGTATCCAACCTGAATCCGAAGCAGTACTATCCGGGTATTACCGTATCCGTCCTGAATATAAAAATACCCGTATCTAAAAAATGGTCCCGAATCAGtatccgtatccggtacccgtttcgggtaccctacccgttttcacccctagttTTGAATCGGCTAACGCGTGAGTGAACGTGAGATGAAGGCGTAAACAAAGAACACGTGTCCGATGAGCTTGACATGCAACGAGGCCCAGCCCATCGGCTAGAGCTGTCGATGGGCTTCGGGGCCCAGACCAACACGGTATAGTTTCTCTGCCCTCAGAACCCTCGCCGCCGCCCGTCGGAGCTCCGGTGTGTCAGTTCGCCGTCGAAGGATATGGACTATGACAGGTAATTGCGGCGGACACCGTTTCCTCCAGAAACATGTCCTCTCCTTTGCGATAGAACAAATTACATGGTGAAATGGTGATGATGGTGACTGAATCTTGTTAGACACTGGCGTGAGTGATGGTTGTAGTGGTTGCATTTCTCTCTCTTTCTTATATTCGTTTCATGTACGGCTCATGGTGATTACAGGTTGAATTCGCCGAACACGTCGGCTATTTCGCTGGAGGTGATGGGCCACCGGCTACATATTTCACAGGTGAGGAGAAGTGGAGAACTGGAGTAGCACCAGATGAATCTCGCTTCTTAAAGAGATTTTGCATTTAAGAAAAAGAATTAGACTTTGCATCAGAAGGCGGAtcaacttcatcttcttttttAGCTGTAGTTGCGAAACTTAATGGTGGGTGATCTGAATTTCTTTTGCCTCTGGCCTGACAGGATCCAAACTCCAAGCACCTTGGGACCACGGTCTGGGATGCATCAATGGTGTttgtcaagttcttggtaatTGGTTTGGGTTCTAGGCCTCCCTAGTCCCTACACAAGTTGatgtttcaaatcttgaaatttcttACTCGTACTAGGATTTGCTTCTAAGGAAAATGCTCGTACTTTTATCACCGTCATCATGATCGTCATTTCACGGTTGATCTGTACAGGAAAAGAATAGCAGAAAAGGTCGGTTTTGTCCATCCAAGCTAAAAGGAAAGAGAGTGATTGAATTAGGAGCTGGCTGTGGCCTGGCTGGGTTCGGTAAGCTCAATTTAACTGCCCGTCAGATGTATTTCAGGATCTTAGTCCTATTGGCTTCCTCTTTTAAAATTGTTTGCTTATCTCCTTTAGGAATGACCTTGTTGGGTTGTGATGTTACAACAACTGACCAAGTCGAGGTGCTTCCGCTGCTTATGAGAAATGTTGAACGCAACAGATCTTGGATTTCGCAATCGAATTCCGACACAGGTTTTGTGGAGAGAAACGTCTGTTGTGCCATTCATAGCCCTGTTTCAGTAATTCTCATAGCTGTAGTTTTGGATATAGTTATATGGCATTCTAGCTTTTGAAATAATCAAGAGTTAATTATTATGTTGGTTCCTGTGAATGCATAGGGACCATGTTAAGTAAGTTGTTATTTAGTTCTGACAAATATAAATTGGCAAACTTAAAACAGATACCATCGGCTCAATTACAGTTGCAGAATTGGACTGGGGGAACAAAGAACATATCAAGGCCGTTGAACCTCCATTTGATTACATTATTGGAACTGACGTTGTAAGTTTGGTTATGCAGTGTCTTGAATCTTCTGAACTCTGCCTCTCAAATAACAAACCCTACTTACTTTCTGGTCATGCAAGCTTTCATGCAGCATGCCATCTCACTATTTTCGCTTATTATTTGGTACATTATTTGGCGAGAATTTACTGTCATGGCAAATACATAGCTACACATGTAACCTTGTCGTGAAACATTCCTTTTACTTATATTTTAAATCTTGTCATATTATTTTACATTCTTCGAATTCAGTTATAATCAAGGTTTTCAAGTTGATAAGTCGAGTCGACAAGGTACCGCTAGTCGATAAGTCAGTCGACTAGTCGTCGACTTGCCAATATAGTAGCTGTTTTGCCTATATAATGGCTTCATATAGACAATATAGCATTTATATATGAAGAAAGAACATGTTTTACCTCATTTGAAGCCTAAAATTGAACGAAACTGAAATAAACAGCAAGTTTTACCTCATTTGAAGCCTCAAACTGAACCAAATCAGCCACATAAGTGATAAATCCAAGGTTCAGCTAGGCGCTAGGCGGAATCTAGGCGGTGACCCATTGCCTAGCGCCTAGTCGGGAGTACTCGGTCTTAGGCGCTTTTCTAGGCGTTTTGGCAATATAgccataaattatatatatattatgtatataactatatatacGTATATAACTAATTAACTACTATATATGACTATATGAGTCACAATAAGTATAAAAAGAAGGCCAGTAGACATATCTGATTCCTAGCTGAGCTTACTCTTGCATGTTCCTAGCTCCTGCAAGGCTGCAACACATTTTGACAGCTAGTAGTTAGTAAATTAGTCAATAGACAGCTAGTCGTGCATAAAAAAAATAGAAAACACTAAATTGTGACTTATCTGGATGATTTCAGCAGCCTCCCATTCATGAGCAGTTGAGCACACCATATCAGCAGCTGGTAATTACAACACAAGTGGATAGGACAGTAATACAAGTGCAGAACACAATTTATAAATAAAGGACATCACAAGCACATAGTTCTTTGATACTGTTCCAAAAGGTTGGACTCAATATAGTAGTTGTggcctcttttcctttctttgatttCACATCCTTTAATGAGTCCCACCTGCTATGAactaccatcttcctcaactggtCCTTCTTCTCTTGCATACCGTTCAAAGTGAGAAAGTATGAAGCAAACCTAGTCACTCCTGGCCTCACTAGCTCTTTCCCCTCTGTGAAGTATCTCAAGCACTCCAATGTTCTTGTGTGGCCATACACAAATATGGTAAATGACTTTGCTTGGTCAATCACTTTCCTGAATCGAGGCAAGTTGCCAATTCCTTGGAGCATCAAGTTGATTGTGTGAGCTGCACAAGAGGTCCAAAATATTTGTGGTCTCTTCTCAAGCAATAGCTTCTTTGCTCCCATGTTGTTAGAGGCATTGTCAGTGACTACTTGCACCACATTTTCTTCACCAATGTCTTCAATTGCTTTGTCCACTAATTCAAAAATGACTTCGCTTGTGTGTGACACATCTGACATCTCTTTTGAGCTGATGGAGGTTCCATCAGCACAATTAGTGCATATATTCATTATGCTTCTCCTCTTCCTATCTGACCAAGCATCGGTCATAATAGAGCACCCATTTTTCATCTTCTCAGCTTCACGTTCCTGCAGCAAACACATGGTTCTTTCATATTCTTCTTCCAGCAAACTACCTCGAAAGgcatcttgagttggaggtgtaAGTCCTGGTCCAAATTGTCCAATTGCTTCACACATTTGCTTGAACTCATCATTGTCACATGCATTGAAAGGTATTCCTGCCAATGATTAAAAAATGAAGTCTAATTTTAAAATGTGTTCAGTTCATGAATTTTAAAATGTGAAAACAGCATCGTATACTAGCAATTTACCATGATTATAGGCCCATCTTGCAATAAACTTGTGCACCTCATGCTCTCTTTCTTTCCATAGTTCCTTGTTCAGCTGCTGTTGTTTGAATGAATCAGCCTTGGTAGGATCAATAGCACGTGTCCATTTGTCAATTGGCCCTAATTTGTGAGGCTGTGAGCTTCCAACACAAGTGACTTCTTCTGACTCCTCTCCAACCCTAGATACATTCACTTCCTCTCTAAGTTCTAGCTCACGAACAGTCTTCTCCTCCCTCTTCCTTTTTGCAGCCTCTATTGCTTTCTTGCACTTATCTTTAGCCTCTAGAGCCTGCGGTGTTGCAGACGTGCATTTCTTCACATtctttccaacatgggcaagatgCTCCTTCAACCTATAAATCCCTCCCCTCATCTCCTTGTCACAGAACTTACACTTCACCTTGTCTTTGTTGTTAGCATCAACAAGAACACCATATTCCCATCCAACATCATCTGAATTTCTTTTTAGGAGATTCGCTCTAGCTGCTTCAGTTTCAGAAGGTGCAGCTGCAGTTTCTGATGACATCCTTAATCCTTTGATTCCTTTCACTTGTACACCGCAGGTTATCCTTTCTCTTGTACAAGTAGGAAAGCAGGGGAGGCCAAGTTAGCAAAGTTAGCAGGGGAGGAAAGCAGGGGAGCGACTGGTGGAGGGGGATGAGCAGGGAGGGGAGCAGCCGACGGGGGAGGAGAACTCACCGGCGGGGGAGCAGGGAGGGGAGCAGCCGACGGGGGAGCAGCCGGAGGGGATGAGCGCCGGAGGGGATGAGCAGGGAGGCAAGTTCCGTGTGGAGGAGGGAGACCGAGCGTGAGCAGCGCGCGCGCGCTAAcaatcccgcgcgcgcgcgctaAAAAATTGCCGCGCGCTCGCCACCCGCCTGCGCGCCCGCTTCGGCGCCTGCGCGCCGCCAACTCGCCGCCTAGGCGCGGCTGAGCGCCGCCTAGTCGCTGCGGCCGCCTAGACGCCGCACAGAGCCCTAGGCTACGCGGCAGCCCATCGATTAGCGCCTAGGCGCGCCTAATCGCCGCCTAGTCGGCGCCTAGCCGAACACTGGATAAATCATAAACTCATAAGTCATAACAGCCATATAGATCAAATTGGAAAACAAATAGCAAGAAATTATAGTTCAAAGTTGAAAGGAAATAAGCTCCATTAGATAGCTAAGCTGCTGCTGCAGCTAGATAGATATTAGATAGTAGATACCCTAAATATCTCCCAAATCAAGACCATCCATTGCATTTTCTCCTAAATCAAGAAAATATGCTGTGTAATGGGCCTTTGGGCTGAACTGGGCCACAAGTCGGCCGACTTGCCAGACCAAGTCGACGACTAATCGACTGAGAATTTCCAGTCGTTGACAAGTCGCCCGACTTACCAGAAAAGTCGAGCTGGCCGACCAGGGGTTATAATCCTGACATCTTTGTTACACAGTAGACAAAGCAGCAAAGCATTATGTTTGCACAATTTCATAAATGAGAGGCATACCAAACCATTTTCAGATTTAGGTCCAATGAGCAGATGTTTAGTAGAATAGCCTGTTGTTGAGTGTAGCAAGATCAATGATTCAGTGATAACAAAGTgacttaccttctccttcatcTGTGCACGTTCAAGATTTACTCAGAGCATCTGTTGCAACCTCTAATGGAGACAATTACTGCATTATCTGGTCCCAAAACAAAAATATTGGTACCTCCTGTCCTCCTCAGAAGTTATTTCTGCAAAGCAGTTGTTTGGGAACTACTGAACCGTTGCCTGCTATCCAGCTAGGATACGAGATCCGTTCGGCCACCGTCCATGAGAAGATGATGGAAATGTGGAAAAGCAATTTCATTGTGAAAACCGTCTCTAAATCGAAGGTATGGATATGTGGAGAAGTGGTTTCAGACAACGCAAGTCTCGTATTGATGTTTGCTGTCAGTTCCGGGACTGATATATATGCTTATGATGTGTATTCTGAGACAGATGGATGTGAAATATCAACATCCAAACATACATCTCTACATGATGGACCTGAAGGCACCATTGATCCCTGAGGTTGAGGCTACCGACGATAATGGGAACGACGACGAAGAGGTTGTTTCAAATCTGGGGGAAGACGAAGACAATGGACTGAAGAGCGAATCTTGTTCCGGCTCGTCACCAGAAGCTAAGAGCGGCAGCCTGGATGATTGGGAAATCAGAAGATGTGGGGCTATGGCTGCAAGGCTTCTAAAGGATGTGAAActgtaaggccttgttcggttatttctatCCTATATTCCTATTTGGATTGGAAATGTTTTAACTTGTTTGGGATTGTAACTCATCCAATCCAAATGGATTGAGAACAAAACGAACAAGCACTGACATGAAATTGAACCACGTTTTTGTAGTCAAGGAGGAGAACCCTAgagctgccccccccccccccccccccccccccccccccccccgcagtatGTTCATGTGCTGGTATTTTCCGAAACACTACTTTAGACATATCCATTTATATTGGTCTTCAAGTATCTGGCTAGTTTACAGCATCTGGTCGCGCAAGCAGTACGGAACCTGGGATGGAGTCTCCTGGCGTGCTACTATTATTTACAAGGAGAAACTCCTATACATGGTAGATCTCTTTGCTGCTACTCAGAAACACCATGCCCGGGCACATCTACATATTTACAAGAGGCTGTGGCTTCCGAGCATGGGTATCTGCGCTCCTAAATCTTCAACATGCCTTCCAACACGCGAAGAACATCAGCGCGGGTAACTATACCTGTTGACAGTGTTTAGAACCCCATTAGCCCTTGCAACATATAATCTCTGTGTTGTCAATGATAATTAAGGATAATACTAATTAAGTGTATGGCATGCAGTTTTTTTTTTTAATCTCTGCTGGCTTGTGAGCATTCTGACACTCACTCACCGTACCTATTACTTTTTCGTCCTGGTTTACAACTGGTAATCTGTGGATCTTCTTCTTGAGCATGAGAACAGCAGCATCTGTAGACGTTAGGCATGCACTGTTAGATTCAACTTGTTAAAAATCACACATgaacagaaaagaaaagaaaagaaaagaaaagcgatGCAAAAAAGATTACCCATCACGGTTTTGTCAGACGATAGTGTGATAGCTGGAGATGTCATCACTTCCGATATCTTCGTCTTGGACTGTCACAAGTAGAAACAGACCGGTAAACTGAACGGACGTACGTCGTTCTTATTTGCCTGTCTATGAGAAACTAGCAGCTTGATGCGCATGCATGGCCCTGGCCCCATGAGAAAGAAAGAGGTGGAGGGAGAGGAGCGAGGTGCTGACCCCATGAGAGGCTCTTGCCCGGTCGTTCTTGACGATCACCCCGACGCATCTGAGGCCGCTGTCGACGACCGGAAGCCCCGACACGGCCTCGAAGTGGCACTCGACGTCCTCCAGGGTCTGGTCTGCTGTGGCCACCAGCACGGGTGTGGACATGGTCTCGCTCAGGAGCGCCACGCCGCGCTGTATATATCCACAGAGGAGGAGACCCGTCCAGGCCGGGTTAGCAAGAGCTGGAGGAGATGTAAACAATGGTAACAAGAACTGAAGAAGCCGCGAGATCGAAGTGTACCTGATCGTCTGCCTGGGCCGCCGTCTCCTGCGACTCGAGGTAGGCGCGGAGGTCGTCGTAGCTGAGGAGGGAGCAGTTCCCGGGCCACGCCCCCGAGATGATCGCCTCGGGGTTCTCGTCCAGCTCGAGCCGGAGGCTGGTGTCCGCCGCGAAAGTCGACGCCCTGCACTGGAACTGGAAGGCTGGTGGTGGTGACCCCTTCGCCACGCTACTGCTGCTGCCCCTGGACCTGGTGTTGATCTTTGCTCTTCTGGCAATGGGGCAGCTCTGGAAGGTGCTGACGCATGCCATGGATGGATGGAAGGAAGGGGGACTAGCACTAGCTGTTGGTGATCACACTCTCCTTAGCTTGCAGTTGCAGGGTTCTGTATCTCCTTGCAGGGGAGCTTGATGGGTTTTATATAACAAAATGACTGTCAGGGAGGTGGAGGTGGGCCGAGGTGGATAGGAATGCTTGACCAGTGAAGTGACTGCCACTACTGCTCTCCAGTTCTCCTTTTCATCTTCTCTGTAAATATCAAAGAAGGTTAGGCTGCTGACTTGCCTGCTTGCTGTTAGCAAAAACAACGCATCTGCAGTGCAAGCAGGCAAGTTTT
Proteins encoded:
- the LOC100280961 gene encoding uncharacterized protein LOC100280961, translating into MDYDRLNSPNTSAISLEVMGHRLHISQDPNSKHLGTTVWDASMVFVKFLEKNSRKGRFCPSKLKGKRVIELGAGCGLAGFGMTLLGCDVTTTDQVEVLPLLMRNVERNRSWISQSNSDTDTIGSITVAELDWGNKEHIKAVEPPFDYIIGTDVIYSEHLLQPLMETITALSGPKTKILLGYEIRSATVHEKMMEMWKSNFIVKTVSKSKMDVKYQHPNIHLYMMDLKAPLIPEVEATDDNGNDDEEVVSNLGEDEDNGLKSESCSGSSPEAKSGSLDDWEIRRCGAMAARLLKDVKL
- the LOC100280961 gene encoding uncharacterized protein isoform X1, whose amino-acid sequence is MDYDRLNSPNTSAISLEVMGHRLHISQDPNSKHLGTTVWDASMVFVKFLEKNSRKGRFCPSKLKGKRVIELGAGCGLAGFGMTLLGCDVTTTDQVEVLPLLMRNVERNRSWISQSNSDTDTIGSITVAELDWGNKEHIKAVEPPFDYIIGTDVIYSEHLLQPLMETITALSGPKTKILLGYEIRSATVHEKMMEMWKSNFIVKTVSKSKMDVKYQHPNIHLYMMDLKAPLIPEVEATDDNGNDDEEVVSNLGEDEDNGLKSESCSGSSPEAKSGSLDDWEIRRCGAMAARLLKDVKLQGGEP
- the LOC100280961 gene encoding uncharacterized protein isoform X2, producing MGHRLHISQDPNSKHLGTTVWDASMVFVKFLEKNSRKGRFCPSKLKGKRVIELGAGCGLAGFGMTLLGCDVTTTDQVEVLPLLMRNVERNRSWISQSNSDTDTIGSITVAELDWGNKEHIKAVEPPFDYIIGTDVIYSEHLLQPLMETITALSGPKTKILLGYEIRSATVHEKMMEMWKSNFIVKTVSKSKMDVKYQHPNIHLYMMDLKAPLIPEVEATDDNGNDDEEVVSNLGEDEDNGLKSESCSGSSPEAKSGSLDDWEIRRCGAMAARLLKDVKLQGGEP
- the LOC100282160 gene encoding uncharacterized protein isoform X1 — encoded protein: MACVSTFQSCPIARRAKINTRSRGSSSSVAKGSPPPAFQFQCRASTFAADTSLRLELDENPEAIISGAWPGNCSLLSYDDLRAYLESQETAAQADDQQRGVALLSETMSTPVLVATADQTLEDVECHFEAVSGLPVVDSGLRCVGVIVKNDRARASHGSKTKISEVMTSPAITLSSDKTVMDAAVLMLKKKIHRLPVVNQDEKVIGIVTRADVLRVLEGMLKI
- the LOC100282160 gene encoding uncharacterized protein LOC100282160 yields the protein MACVSTFQSCPIARRAKINTRSRGSSSSVAKGSPPPAFQFQCRASTFAADTSLRLELDENPEAIISGAWPGNCSLLSYDDLRAYLESQETAAQADDQRGVALLSETMSTPVLVATADQTLEDVECHFEAVSGLPVVDSGLRCVGVIVKNDRARASHGSKTKISEVMTSPAITLSSDKTVMDAAVLMLKKKIHRLPVVNQDEKVIGIVTRADVLRVLEGMLKI
- the LOC100282160 gene encoding uncharacterized protein isoform X3, coding for MACVSTFQSCPIARRAKINTRSRGSSSSVAKGSPPPAFQFQCRASTFAADTSLRLELDENPEAIISGAWPGNCSLLSYDDLRAYLESQETAAQADDQRGVALLSETMSTPVLVATADQTLEDVECHFEAVSGLPVVDSGLRCVGVIVKNDRARASHGSKTKISEVMTSPAITLSSDKTVMDAAVLMLKKKIHRLPVVNQDEKVIGTV
- the LOC100282160 gene encoding uncharacterized protein isoform X2, with product MACVSTFQSCPIARRAKINTRSRGSSSSVAKGSPPPAFQFQCRASTFAADTSLRLELDENPEAIISGAWPGNCSLLSYDDLRAYLESQETAAQADDQQRGVALLSETMSTPVLVATADQTLEDVECHFEAVSGLPVVDSGLRCVGVIVKNDRARASHGSKTKISEVMTSPAITLSSDKTVMDAAVLMLKKKIHRLPVVNQDEKVIGTV